Below is a genomic region from Candidatus Delongbacteria bacterium.
ATCCCCTAAAAGGGGACTTAAGAGTATTATCGTTACTTTACCATTCAAATGCTACGCATTTGAACCGGCTTCAGCGATTACCTTGCTTCGCAAGGATAAGCCTACGCCGGTATAAGATACTTTTGGGATTCTTGTTTTTTTGGAGAAGAAGAATTATCTTTTCTCTCTTCTTTCAAAAATGATACACTATAAAATAAAGCACCATCACCAGCGGAATTCTAACCGCGAGGTTAGTGGAGCTGGTTCAACTTTTCTGTACTCGGAAAAGTTGAATGTGATGCGAACGATAATGCTCTTGTTTCCCATTGACTAAGGGGATTTGGGTGTTAGTTTTGGTTAAGCTTTTCTAAAAAGTTTGCTGTTTTTTCACTCTTTTTTGAGAAAAAAGAGTTCTTAGAAAATAAATCTATAACTTACGACAAAATAAAATGATAAAGATTTTATCGTTTAACAAACGATCTTCTCTTAATTAGTCTTCATTCGATATTATTCGGTGCAAAAGATCTTAAAGGAGCCAGGGAGCAAAACCAAGAACCCCTAAAAGGGGACTTGAGAACAGTATCGTTACTTTGCTGGTTCAAATGCTACGCATTTGAACCAGCTCCAGCAATTACCTTATTTTGCAAGGATAAGCCTACTCCGGTGGTAGTAAACTTCTTGAAGTTTTTTTAAAAGAAGAGAATTAAATCTTGATCTTATCTTCAAAGCTACATTCTCAAAACTAAAACACCATAATTTGGACAGGAAAAGTGTGTAAACAACTTGCAAAATAAACTTGATATTTCTCATATATTTCCATATTTTAACCGACTTATAAAAAAAAATTAAAGATAGAGGGTATCATGGCTAACATCATGCAAGAAATAATCGAAAAAGCTAAAAAAAGACAGAAACATATCGTTTTACCAGAAGGTTTTGACGAAAGAATGATCGTCGCAGCAGAGAAACTTGCTAAAGAAGGTATCTGTAGAGTTACTTTACTTGGAAACAATGATGAAATTCTTTCAATGGCAAGAGATAAAAACATCTCTTTGGAAGGTGTTAATATTATCAATCCGCTTGATTCTGAGTGGAATACTGAATTTGCAGAAAAACTTTATGACCTTAGAAAACATAAAGGTATGACTATGGAAGTTGCTGAAGAGACTTCTAAAAAATTCTTATTCTTCGGTAATTTAATGGTTAAAACTGGTAAAGCTGACGGTTGTGTTGCCGGTGCTTATTCTACAACTGGTGATGTAATGAGAGCATGTCTTCAAGTTATTGGTACTGCTCCAGGAACAAAACTTGTTTCATCTACTTTCATGATGATTCTTAAAACAGGTGATGTTAAATTTTTCTCTGACTGTGCATTAGTTCCAGACCCAAATGCTGAAGAACTTGCTTCAATTGCTGTAAGTACAGCTAAAACTTATAAAAACATTATGGGTAATGAACCTGTAGTTGCTATGCTTTCTTTCTCTACTAAAGGTAGTGGTGGAAATCATCCTCTAGTTAATAAAGTAGTTGAAGCTACAAAAATAGTAAGAGAAACTGCTCCAGAACTTAAAGTTGATGGCGAGCTTCAATTAGATGCTGCAATTGTTGAATCAATTGGTAGTAAAAAAGCTCCAGGTAGTGATGTTGCCGGTAAAGCGAACGTACTTATTTTCCCTGACCTAAACGCTGGAAATATTGGTTATAAACTTACTCAAAGACTTGGTGATGCTGAAGCTATCGGACCATTTGTTCAAGGCTTGGCTCTTCCTTCATTTGATCTTTCCAGAGGTTGTAGTGCTGAAGATATCGTAAATACTTCTGCAGTTTGCAGTTTAATGGCTGAGTAATAGGGATTATTATGAAAAAATTA
It encodes:
- the pta gene encoding phosphate acetyltransferase codes for the protein MANIMQEIIEKAKKRQKHIVLPEGFDERMIVAAEKLAKEGICRVTLLGNNDEILSMARDKNISLEGVNIINPLDSEWNTEFAEKLYDLRKHKGMTMEVAEETSKKFLFFGNLMVKTGKADGCVAGAYSTTGDVMRACLQVIGTAPGTKLVSSTFMMILKTGDVKFFSDCALVPDPNAEELASIAVSTAKTYKNIMGNEPVVAMLSFSTKGSGGNHPLVNKVVEATKIVRETAPELKVDGELQLDAAIVESIGSKKAPGSDVAGKANVLIFPDLNAGNIGYKLTQRLGDAEAIGPFVQGLALPSFDLSRGCSAEDIVNTSAVCSLMAE